One Aquarana catesbeiana isolate 2022-GZ linkage group LG04, ASM4218655v1, whole genome shotgun sequence genomic region harbors:
- the GP5 gene encoding platelet glycoprotein V encodes MFVFLILSTSSFLALDAFCPFLCSCSVKDRIVCSGTSITDIAALSIPYHFTYICIKSTQDTKLTNTSFQEMPVTSRLFFEGNHFSLIESGVFQKFPLLKSLKLTNNAIRSLPSGIFHRIFNLEQLFLDQNQLSDLDPYMFQDLKNLSYLSLNRNLLRELPAGLLDHLVNLRHLNLSRNKLTSLPKYIFNSLFKLKTLFLYNNILEVITPGMFDNLTELEELRLYANEIVMVDKEAFYNLPKLNMLMLHKNRIEMLPERLFLHLTLLTSLTFYENPLTELPNVLFGKMEKLDNLWLYNTNLLTIPNFVFSNLTNLKLLILTQNPKLQSLPKESFSGLSKLEELSLHSNGLKFLGEGLFQNLQQLQILSLYNNVFEDLPDDLLHPLVNLEIVYLNNSKFRNLPGTFFKTLTKLKNIRLDGNPWACDCRLKDFKLWFQENVKIIQNSMSIFCEHPSALKGKPVLHFDAPVCSHTTIATDYPYVATITSALASATQNIRLSSEVTRTPTILLPDHSRHNLTSVIPSHVETTQSSVPSKDDLSIIDHSSGWSNNDSSSTSLPSHMGTTHTFKEDLHTCLFRKLFGFCLTYGKIIFHLIMVTAALQVVLIVVTCFIMQKIRKIHTYFSRAKEPVELQRILIPISLNSIKK; translated from the coding sequence ATGTTTGTGTTCTTAATATTAAGTACATCAAGCTTTTTAGCTCTTGATGCTTTTTGCCCATTTTTGTGTTCTTGCTCAGTGAAGGACCGCATTGTTTGCTCGGGTACTTCAATTACAGATATTGCTGCATTATCTATACCCTATCATTTTACATATATCTGTATAAAAAGCACTCAAGATACAAAACTGACCAATACCAGCTTTCAAGAAATGCCTGTTACTTCACGTCTATTTTTCGAAGGCAACCATTTTTCCTTAATAGAATCTGGGGTTTTTCAAAAATTTCCTCTTCTGAAATCACTGAAGCTGACAAACAATGCTATAAGAAGTCTACCTTCAGGAATATTTCACAGAATATTTAATCTGGAGCAGTTGTTTCTTGATCAGAATCAATTGTCTGACCTTGATCCATATATGTTTCAAGACCTGAAAAACCTATCGTACCTTTCATTGAACAGAAATCTGCTTCGAGAATTGCCTGCTGGATTACTAGATCATCTTGTAAATCTTAGGCACTTAAACTTGTCCAGAAATAAATTGACGTCTTTGCCAAAGTATATTTTCAACTCATTGTTCAAACTGAAAACTCTATTTCTCTATAATAATATTCTGGAGGTAATAACACCTGGAATGTTCGATAATCTCACTGAATTGGAAGAGCTGCGTTTGTATGCAAATGAAATTGTAATGGTTGACAAAGAAGCATTCTACAATTTACCAAAATTGAATATGCTAATGCTTcacaaaaatagaatagaaatgttACCTGAGCGATTATTTCTCCATTTGACTTTGTTAACCAGCCTGACTTTCTATGAAAATCCTTTAACCGAACTTCCCAATGTGCTTTTTGGCAAAATGGAGAAGCTCGACAATTTGTGGCTTTATAACACAAATCTCTTAACAATACCGAATTTTGTTTTTAGTAATCTAACTAATCTGAAGTTACTGATTCTAACTCAAAACCCAAAGCTTCAGAGTCTTCCAAAAGAATCATTCAGTGGTCTGAGCAAACTTGAGGAGCTGTCCTTGCATTCAAATGGATTGAAATTTCTTGGTGAAGGCTTGTTCCAGAATCTTCAGCAGCTGCAAATTCTTTCTCTATATAACAATGTTTTTGAGGATCTTCCTGACGATCTGTTACATCCTCTTGTAAATCTTGaaattgtttacctgaacaatagTAAATTCCGGAACCTGCCAGGTACCTTCTTTAAAACCTTGACAAAGCTTAAGAACATTCGTCTTGATGGCAATCCTTGGGCATGTGATTGTAGGCTTAAAGATTTCAAGCTCTGGTTTCAAGAGAATGTAAAAATAATACAGAATTCCATGTCAATTTTTTGTGAACATCCTTCAGCACTCAAAGGAAAACCCGTCCTTCATTTTGATGCACCGGTCTGTAGCCACACAACTATAGCAACTGATTATCCCTATGTGGCAACAATAACATCTGCTTTAGCCAGTGCTACACAAAACATAAGACTGAGCAGTGAGGTGACCCGTACTCCTACTATACTGCTACCTGATCATTCCAGGCACAACCTCACCTCTGTGATCCCAAGTCATGTGGAAACAACCCAGTCTTCTGTACCATCAAAAGATGATTTATCCATAATTGATCATTCCTCTGGTTGGAGTAATAATGATTCTTCAAGCACATCTTTGCCTAGTCATATGGGAACAACCCATACATTCAAAGAAGATTTACATACTTGTCTGTTTAGAAAGTTATTTGGATTTTGCCTAACATATGGAAAAATAATCTTTCATCTCATTATGGTTACAGCAGCTCTTCAAGTTGTTCTTATAGTTGTGACATGTTTCATTATGCAGAAAATAAGGAAAATTCATACTTATTTCAGTAGAGCTAAGGAGCCTGTGGAGCTACAGCGTATCTTAATACCAATAAGTCTTAATTCTATAAAGAAATAA